The Sandaracinaceae bacterium DNA window GGTCGCGCTCCACGATGGTGTTCCGGGGGTCGAGCTTCAGGTGGTCGGGGGTCACCGCGCCGCTCACCAGCGCCTCGCCCAGGCCCCGCACCGCGTCGATCACCAGCCGGTCGCGCCGCCCGCTGACGGGGTCCACGGTGAACAGCACGCCCGCGGCGAAGGCGTCCACCATGCGCTGCACCACCACCGTCATGGTCACGTCGGTGTTGTCCGCGCGCGCCTCGCGGTAGGCCGCCGAGCGGGTGTTGCTGGCGCTCGCGAGGCACTCGGCAATCGCAGCACGCAGCGCGTCCGCGCCGACCACGTTCAGGATGGTCTCGTACTGCCCCGCGAAGGAGGCGTCCTCCGAGTCTTCGCCGAGGGCCGAGGAGCGCACGGCCACCGCGCCACCACCGAGCGCCTCGTAGTGGCGCAGCACCTCCGCGACGGTCGCGTCATCGAGGCCCGCGCCCCAGTGCCCACGCTCGCGCCCACCAGCGAACGCCGGCGAGTGAGCAGCCCGAATCGAGCAGCGGCGCCGCAGCCCCTCGGCCTTGGCCGCCGCCCACGGGCTGCCCCGCCGTGTCGGCGATGGCCAAGCAGAAGGGCGCGCTCACGCCTCGTCCTCGAAGACGACCGGCTGCAGGAAGCGGTTGACCTCCAGCCAGCCCAGGCACGCGGCGCCGCCGTCATCGGGCGTGAAGCGCACCAAGGCGCGCTCGTAGCGCGAGGGTTGTGGTGGCGAGAACGCGTGCGTGGCGTCTATCTCACACGCGGTCACGCACGTGATGCTGCCGGCCACCTCGGTGCCGTTCTCGTAGCGCGCGTGCACCCGGCCGCTGAAGGGCTGCTGCGCGTCGCTGAACGTCAGGTCGAAGCGCACCGTGTCGATGTCTGTGGTCCCGTCGGCGTGGCTCTGGTAGCCCACCATGATGGGCTCCTCATCGGGCCGCCGTCGCCGAACGCCACCGTCACCGCCTGCATCCGGAAGCTCGCCGTTGAGCACCAGGAAGCGCCACGTCATGTACGACATGCGCGGCCCCAGCTGTGGGTCGCGCTCGCCGCGCCCGTCCACCTCGAAGCGCTGGCGGTCCACGCTGGAAGTGCC harbors:
- a CDS encoding PEP/pyruvate-binding domain-containing protein, with product MLRHYEALGGGAVAVRSSALGEDSEDASFAGQYETILNVVGADALRAAIAECLASASNTRSAAYREARADNTDVTMTVVVQRMVDAFAAGVLFTVDPVSGRRDRLVIDAVRGLGEALVSGAVTPDHLKLDPRNTIVERDQAGPEPVLPDTTLQQLAKHARDAERAVGAPLDLEWAVDHDNRVVFLQARPITHLAADPRALDIIQRPNDFYTKCNIGEMMPGAITPLTRSLTARGIDVSMQRMCV